From Pseudomonas sp. CCI4.2, one genomic window encodes:
- a CDS encoding LysR family transcriptional regulator — protein sequence MDYRYFLAVIDSGSLAAAGERLHIAPSAVSRQVALLEGSIGVPLFERRPRGMEPTAAGNALAHHARRVLLEEQNLLSELRVGDYPGANVIRLVSTEGLSRYFLPHVLSQHYQQHPIFQYVLEVTSPQECVEKVMRGDADVGLTFSTEPTEGVEVLYSGRSPIRAVMRAGHPLSQHKQLPLRSLLSFPLALTPKGTTQRQLFDLVCQMESLKFNHVMTCNYSGAIHEFVRHSDTIAFGGAISQRVNHSDDLISIPLSNPRFADRAIQVLVMPRRSLPGSLQLFTDTLIEHLERVG from the coding sequence GCCAGGTCGCACTACTGGAGGGCAGCATCGGGGTGCCGTTGTTCGAGCGTCGGCCACGCGGCATGGAACCTACCGCCGCGGGTAATGCACTGGCCCATCACGCACGACGTGTCTTGCTGGAAGAGCAAAACCTGCTGTCGGAGTTGCGAGTCGGTGACTATCCCGGCGCGAACGTCATTCGTTTGGTTTCAACGGAGGGGCTTTCACGTTATTTCCTGCCTCATGTGCTGAGCCAGCATTACCAGCAACATCCCATTTTCCAGTACGTGCTTGAAGTGACCTCACCCCAAGAATGTGTGGAAAAGGTGATGCGCGGTGACGCCGATGTAGGCTTGACCTTTAGTACCGAGCCCACTGAAGGTGTCGAGGTTCTTTACTCAGGTCGTTCGCCTATCCGAGCTGTGATGCGCGCGGGACATCCGCTCTCCCAGCACAAGCAATTGCCGCTGCGGTCTCTGTTGTCTTTTCCTCTGGCGCTCACGCCCAAAGGAACCACCCAGAGGCAGCTGTTTGACCTCGTCTGTCAAATGGAAAGTCTGAAGTTCAATCACGTGATGACCTGCAATTACTCCGGCGCTATCCATGAGTTTGTACGTCACTCCGACACGATTGCGTTTGGCGGTGCTATCAGCCAACGCGTGAATCATAGCGATGACCTTATCTCGATCCCATTATCGAATCCGCGATTCGCAGATCGGGCTATTCAAGTATTGGTCATGCCCAGGCGCTCGCTGCCAGGATCACTTCAGCTATTTACGGATACCTTGATCGAGCACTTGGAACGCGTAGGCTAA
- a CDS encoding Gfo/Idh/MocA family oxidoreductase, which produces MDITISAPFAERRRFLLTAGSTVAAASVLGLTGQSSWAQAATAADGQMNAEPAKDLPKAVSLPPMQEDKTEKSEMPVQLGRDGRLGLAIVGLGRLSLEEIMPALATSKRCRVTALVSGDPDKARQVAAMYDVPETSLYNYETFDQLRDNPEVHAVYIVLPNALHRDFVIRAAKAGKHVLCEKPMATSVVDCQTMIDACKAANRLLMIAYRIQYEPQHRQVMAWVREGAVLGKIKLIDMSNCQNQSKENTHQWRHVKALAGGGALPDIGLYCLNTARFLLGEEPVEVSASQYSTEGDPRFVEVEEAMLWQMRFPSGVRVQCTSSYATFGSNRYRVLGDTGWADMDPAFSYEGLQLKRSRIAEDTRDFVAPGIEQITTKKNNQFALEMDHFAECVATGKQPWTPGEEGLQDQRIMEAIYESARSGKPVQLTPIQGTDVLRGSPPSKT; this is translated from the coding sequence ATGGACATAACTATTTCTGCCCCCTTTGCGGAGCGTCGCCGCTTCTTGCTTACGGCCGGTTCAACGGTAGCGGCTGCCAGCGTGCTTGGACTCACTGGCCAATCAAGTTGGGCGCAAGCCGCGACCGCCGCGGATGGGCAAATGAATGCGGAGCCCGCCAAGGATTTGCCCAAGGCAGTCAGCCTCCCGCCCATGCAAGAAGACAAAACCGAGAAATCCGAGATGCCCGTGCAATTGGGCCGCGATGGGCGCCTGGGGCTTGCCATCGTGGGCTTGGGCCGGTTGAGTCTGGAGGAAATCATGCCGGCGCTGGCGACTTCCAAACGCTGCCGAGTCACGGCACTGGTCAGCGGCGACCCTGACAAGGCGCGACAGGTGGCGGCGATGTACGACGTGCCCGAAACCAGCCTTTATAACTACGAAACGTTTGACCAACTGCGTGACAACCCTGAGGTGCACGCGGTGTACATCGTATTACCTAACGCCCTGCACCGAGACTTCGTGATCAGGGCCGCGAAGGCCGGAAAGCACGTTTTGTGTGAAAAACCCATGGCAACCTCCGTCGTCGATTGCCAGACCATGATTGATGCGTGCAAGGCCGCCAATCGGTTGTTGATGATCGCCTACAGAATCCAGTACGAACCGCAGCATCGCCAAGTCATGGCCTGGGTGCGCGAGGGCGCGGTACTGGGCAAGATCAAGCTGATTGACATGTCGAATTGCCAAAACCAGTCAAAGGAAAACACCCACCAATGGCGCCATGTAAAAGCCCTGGCTGGCGGCGGAGCCTTGCCGGACATCGGCCTTTACTGTTTGAACACTGCGCGGTTTTTACTGGGCGAGGAACCGGTTGAAGTGTCGGCTAGCCAATACAGCACTGAAGGCGATCCGCGCTTTGTGGAGGTCGAGGAAGCCATGCTGTGGCAGATGCGTTTCCCAAGCGGGGTCCGTGTGCAATGCACCTCCAGCTACGCAACCTTCGGGTCCAATCGCTACCGCGTTCTGGGTGACACCGGCTGGGCCGATATGGACCCGGCTTTTTCGTATGAAGGGCTGCAACTCAAACGCAGTCGCATCGCAGAGGACACCCGTGACTTCGTTGCGCCTGGTATTGAGCAGATCACTACCAAGAAAAATAATCAGTTCGCCCTTGAGATGGACCATTTTGCCGAATGCGTTGCTACCGGCAAGCAACCCTGGACGCCAGGCGAAGAAGGCTTACAGGACCAACGCATCATGGAGGCCATTTATGAGTCAGCGCGCAGTGGCAAGCCGGTGCAACTGACACCGATACAAGGCACCGATGTATTGCGCGGCAGCCCGCCGTCCAAGACGTAG
- a CDS encoding SDR family oxidoreductase, with protein sequence MSALEGKSALVTGGSSAIGTPEEVAAAALFLTSDESRYIAGAGLCIDGGMAQV encoded by the coding sequence ATGTCAGCACTGGAAGGAAAGAGTGCACTCGTCACCGGCGGCAGTAGCGCAATTGGCACGCCGGAAGAAGTCGCCGCTGCGGCCCTGTTCCTGACCAGCGACGAAAGCCGCTACATCGCCGGGGCCGGTTTGTGTATCGATGGGGGCATGGCGCAGGTATAG
- a CDS encoding helix-turn-helix domain-containing protein — protein sequence MPKTQDTVIVEAVATRPILEQIANKWSVLILTVVCSEPARFNAIKRRLEGITHKALTEALRRLERNGLVSRRVITSSPIAVEYSLTALGHSLREPFSALYAWAVQHQGEVQTAQVAFDQHKLANYKD from the coding sequence ATGCCCAAAACGCAAGACACCGTCATTGTCGAAGCCGTCGCCACGCGACCCATTCTTGAGCAGATTGCTAACAAATGGTCGGTGCTTATTCTGACCGTCGTTTGCTCGGAGCCTGCGCGTTTCAACGCCATCAAACGGCGTCTGGAAGGGATTACTCACAAGGCGTTGACCGAAGCGCTTCGCCGCCTGGAGAGAAACGGGCTGGTCTCGCGGCGCGTGATTACCTCATCGCCCATTGCGGTGGAGTATTCGCTTACCGCCCTCGGACATTCACTTCGGGAACCTTTTTCAGCGCTGTATGCGTGGGCAGTTCAGCACCAGGGTGAGGTACAGACCGCTCAAGTGGCGTTCGATCAGCACAAGTTAGCCAACTACAAGGATTAA
- a CDS encoding response regulator, with protein MLAYSKKSFLIADDFSDFRSSVRSMLRELGVVEVDTADTGEQALLMCAHKRYDFILHDFNFGDGKKNGQQVLEDLMVDKLMSHESVFIMVTAENSQAMVMSALEWEPDAYLTKPFNRAGLAQRLEKLDQRKTLLKPILQALDHNKPLEVLAACAKLTEQDQRFAPLCLRYKANALRDLNQHDALESFLKGVLADRATPWAYAGLGKLLFKRGKVVEAQAIYERAIIAFPMMPTLYDGLADVLVAQGEVKRAQGVLESAVRLSPLAVRRQRLLGKLALGNEDFEGASKAYRHAVSQGKYSRFKDPESNLGLAQALINKNGDNGLDARSRVEVNQTLGEVAKEYGSNQGLQLRTGLMKATSLKRSDPEAAAKLTLEALAHLEGMDHFFGAEAALLVASQLQQLGHPDAGAGILKSCAEIYGDDPAIMQGIGRLTDDPAILGAGKAASDLNLQGVRQYKAGNIAEAQAFFRQALALQSKNISIALNMVQSLLHAKGMPADAEGLEECRVCLKMIGMMPETDPRYERYQKLQSRAFGA; from the coding sequence ATGCTGGCGTACTCCAAAAAAAGCTTCCTTATCGCCGATGATTTTTCCGACTTTCGCAGTTCGGTCAGGTCGATGCTGCGCGAGTTGGGTGTGGTGGAAGTAGACACCGCCGACACGGGTGAGCAAGCTCTGCTCATGTGCGCGCATAAGCGCTACGACTTTATCCTGCATGATTTCAACTTTGGTGACGGTAAGAAAAACGGTCAGCAGGTGCTTGAAGACTTGATGGTCGACAAGTTGATGAGCCATGAATCGGTGTTCATCATGGTCACGGCCGAGAATAGCCAGGCCATGGTGATGAGCGCGTTGGAGTGGGAGCCGGATGCCTACCTGACTAAGCCCTTCAACCGTGCCGGGCTGGCCCAGCGCCTTGAAAAACTTGACCAGCGCAAGACGCTGCTCAAGCCGATTCTTCAAGCGCTTGACCACAATAAACCTCTCGAAGTATTGGCCGCCTGCGCCAAATTGACCGAGCAGGACCAGCGCTTTGCTCCGCTCTGCTTGCGTTACAAGGCCAATGCCTTGCGCGATCTGAATCAGCACGACGCGCTGGAAAGTTTCCTTAAAGGCGTACTGGCCGACCGCGCTACGCCTTGGGCGTATGCCGGGCTTGGCAAGTTATTGTTTAAACGTGGCAAGGTCGTCGAGGCGCAAGCGATTTACGAGCGGGCAATCATTGCCTTCCCGATGATGCCAACGCTCTACGACGGTCTGGCCGATGTACTCGTGGCCCAAGGTGAGGTCAAGCGCGCTCAAGGCGTGCTTGAAAGTGCGGTGCGTCTGTCGCCTTTGGCCGTACGTCGGCAACGGCTGCTGGGCAAGCTGGCGCTGGGTAATGAAGATTTTGAAGGCGCCTCCAAGGCCTATCGCCATGCGGTGTCCCAAGGTAAGTATTCTCGCTTTAAGGACCCAGAGAGCAACCTGGGCCTGGCGCAGGCGCTGATTAACAAAAATGGCGATAACGGCCTGGATGCGCGCTCCCGGGTCGAGGTCAACCAGACATTGGGAGAGGTCGCGAAGGAGTACGGCAGCAACCAAGGGCTGCAATTGCGCACCGGTTTGATGAAAGCCACCAGCCTGAAGCGCTCAGATCCTGAAGCTGCGGCGAAATTGACCCTGGAAGCGCTGGCACACCTTGAGGGCATGGATCACTTTTTTGGCGCCGAGGCGGCGCTATTAGTTGCCTCCCAACTCCAACAACTGGGTCACCCAGACGCAGGCGCCGGGATATTGAAAAGCTGCGCAGAAATCTACGGTGATGATCCCGCGATCATGCAAGGGATTGGTCGCCTGACCGATGATCCGGCGATTCTTGGTGCGGGCAAGGCCGCGTCTGACCTCAACCTGCAGGGCGTGCGCCAATACAAGGCCGGCAATATTGCCGAAGCCCAGGCCTTCTTCCGTCAGGCACTGGCGTTGCAATCGAAGAACATCAGTATCGCGTTGAACATGGTGCAATCCTTGCTCCATGCCAAGGGAATGCCTGCAGATGCCGAAGGGCTTGAAGAGTGTCGGGTGTGCCTGAAAATGATCGGCATGATGCCTGAGACTGATCCGCGCTATGAGCGCTACCAGAAATTGCAAAGCCGGGCGTTTGGCGCATGA
- a CDS encoding HAMP domain-containing sensor histidine kinase, with amino-acid sequence MNDNGLDFSMVIASVVHDMKNSLSTLMHAHSQWLMQLTKVQQDVPEHGAIEYEFAHLNGMLVQLLGLYKLGVNQLPLRPDYHELDDFIEALLACHQDVLHSHGLVANYEVQGFDELGFFDRELISSVVANIIINAVRYARHAILITAHEEDGQLVLTVNDDGPGYPAQMLERQSDYLHGINQSSGSTGLGLYFAARIAERHERNGVRGHIELANGGKLGGGNFSLYLP; translated from the coding sequence ATGAACGATAACGGGCTCGACTTTTCGATGGTGATTGCTTCCGTCGTACATGACATGAAAAACTCGCTGTCGACATTGATGCATGCCCACAGCCAGTGGCTGATGCAACTGACCAAAGTTCAGCAAGACGTCCCAGAACATGGGGCCATTGAATATGAGTTTGCCCACCTCAACGGGATGTTGGTGCAACTGCTCGGGTTATATAAGCTGGGCGTTAATCAGTTGCCGCTACGCCCGGACTATCATGAACTTGATGACTTTATCGAAGCCCTGTTGGCCTGCCATCAGGACGTTCTGCACAGTCACGGACTGGTCGCGAACTACGAGGTCCAGGGTTTTGATGAACTTGGCTTCTTCGACCGTGAACTGATCAGCTCGGTGGTGGCGAACATCATCATCAATGCGGTCCGTTATGCGCGCCACGCGATATTGATCACCGCCCACGAAGAGGACGGCCAGTTGGTGTTGACGGTCAATGACGACGGCCCAGGCTACCCGGCGCAAATGCTTGAGCGCCAATCGGACTATCTGCACGGAATCAATCAAAGCAGCGGCAGCACGGGGCTGGGTCTTTATTTCGCCGCGCGCATTGCTGAACGGCATGAGCGCAACGGCGTGCGTGGGCACATTGAGCTCGCCAACGGCGGAAAGTTAGGCGGCGGTAACTTCAGTCTTTACCTTCCTTAG
- the hypE gene encoding hydrogenase expression/formation protein HypE, with product MNARSPVKRGYVRPLNLRDGRIDMSHGAGGRASAQLIEELFVAAFDNAWLREGNDGAVFSPALAPGERMVMATDAHVVSPLFFPGGDIGSLSVHGTVNDVAMTGARPLYLSASFIIEEGYPLADLKRIVESMARASRDAGVPIVTGDTKVVERGKGDGVFISTTGIGVVAAGVNTGGHRARPGDAILLSGSIGEHGVAIMSKREALEFDTEILSDSIALHELVAHMLATAPELRVLRDPTRGGLATTLNEIAGQSGVGMLLDEAMIPVLPQVEAACELLGLDPLYIANEGKLVAICSDVDAEPLLRAMRNHPLGQNAVRIGTVLDDSHGFVQMQTRFGGRRIVDWLTGEQLPRIC from the coding sequence ATGAACGCTCGTTCCCCGGTCAAGCGCGGCTATGTCCGCCCCCTAAACCTGCGCGACGGACGCATCGACATGAGCCACGGCGCGGGCGGCCGCGCTTCGGCGCAATTGATCGAAGAACTGTTCGTCGCCGCCTTCGACAATGCTTGGCTGCGTGAGGGCAACGACGGCGCCGTCTTCAGCCCGGCACTCGCCCCCGGCGAACGCATGGTCATGGCCACCGACGCCCACGTGGTCTCGCCGCTGTTCTTTCCCGGCGGCGACATCGGCAGCCTGTCGGTGCATGGCACGGTCAACGACGTGGCCATGACCGGCGCGCGCCCGCTCTACCTGTCCGCCAGCTTTATCATCGAGGAAGGCTATCCTTTGGCCGACCTCAAGCGCATCGTCGAGTCCATGGCCCGCGCCTCCCGGGATGCCGGTGTACCGATTGTCACCGGCGATACCAAAGTGGTTGAGCGCGGCAAAGGCGACGGCGTCTTCATCAGCACCACCGGGATTGGCGTAGTCGCTGCGGGGGTTAATACCGGCGGCCATCGCGCTCGCCCTGGCGACGCGATTTTGCTCTCCGGCAGCATCGGTGAGCACGGCGTGGCGATCATGTCCAAGCGCGAGGCGCTGGAATTCGACACCGAGATTCTTTCCGACAGCATCGCGTTGCACGAACTGGTGGCCCATATGCTCGCAACGGCTCCCGAACTGCGCGTGCTCCGCGACCCGACACGGGGCGGGTTGGCCACAACCTTGAACGAAATTGCCGGTCAATCTGGGGTGGGGATGTTGCTCGACGAAGCGATGATCCCGGTGCTGCCGCAGGTTGAAGCCGCGTGTGAACTGCTCGGGCTCGACCCGCTGTACATTGCTAACGAGGGCAAGTTGGTCGCCATTTGCTCTGACGTCGACGCCGAACCATTGCTGCGTGCCATGCGCAACCATCCGTTGGGCCAAAACGCAGTGCGCATCGGCACTGTTCTGGATGACTCACATGGGTTCGTGCAGATGCAGACCCGCTTTGGTGGACGGCGGATCGTGGATTGGTTGACTGGGGAGCAATTGCCTAGAATCTGCTGA
- the hypD gene encoding hydrogenase formation protein HypD, whose translation MKYIDEYRDGELAQRIAARIREEAHPDRAYRFMEFCGGHTHAISRYGVSELLPDNVRMIHGPGCPVCVLPIGRIDLAIKLALEDGAILCSYGDTLRVPASEGLSLLRAKAHGADIRMIYSPLDALKIAEANPSRQVVFFAIGFETTTPPTALIIREAAARNLDNFSVLCCHVLTPAAISHILAAPQHDAASAVELDGFIGPAHVSIVIGSAPYEGFALQYRKPVVIAGFEPLDVMQAILMLVRQVNEGRAEVENEFIRAVGRHGNTGAQALMDEVFELRPSFEWRGLGEVPLSALRIRPAFARYDAEVRFGLEYKAVPDHKACECGAILRGQKKPTDCRLFGTVCTPENPMGSCMVSNEGACAAHYAYGRYKDIEVVAL comes from the coding sequence ATGAAGTACATCGACGAATACCGCGACGGCGAGTTGGCGCAACGCATCGCAGCCCGCATCCGCGAAGAAGCGCACCCAGACCGCGCCTACCGGTTCATGGAATTCTGCGGCGGCCACACCCACGCGATTTCCCGCTATGGCGTGAGCGAATTGCTGCCAGATAACGTGCGCATGATCCACGGTCCGGGTTGCCCGGTCTGCGTGCTGCCGATTGGTCGCATCGACCTGGCGATCAAGCTGGCGCTGGAAGACGGGGCGATCCTCTGTAGCTACGGCGACACCCTGCGCGTGCCCGCCTCTGAAGGTCTGTCGTTGTTGCGGGCAAAGGCTCACGGCGCTGACATCCGCATGATCTATTCGCCGCTGGATGCGCTGAAAATTGCCGAAGCGAATCCATCACGGCAGGTGGTGTTCTTTGCCATTGGCTTTGAGACCACGACCCCGCCCACCGCGCTGATTATTCGCGAAGCGGCGGCACGTAATCTGGATAACTTCAGCGTGCTCTGCTGCCATGTCCTGACCCCGGCGGCGATCTCCCACATCCTCGCCGCACCGCAACATGACGCCGCGTCGGCGGTGGAGCTGGACGGTTTCATCGGCCCGGCGCACGTCAGCATCGTCATTGGCTCGGCGCCTTATGAAGGCTTCGCCCTTCAGTACCGCAAGCCGGTGGTGATCGCCGGTTTTGAGCCGCTGGACGTGATGCAAGCCATCTTGATGCTGGTGCGCCAGGTCAACGAAGGCCGGGCCGAGGTTGAGAACGAGTTCATCCGCGCAGTCGGGCGCCATGGCAATACCGGTGCCCAGGCGTTGATGGATGAAGTGTTCGAGCTACGTCCCAGTTTCGAATGGCGCGGTCTCGGCGAAGTCCCGCTCAGCGCCCTGCGTATTCGCCCGGCCTTCGCCCGCTACGACGCCGAAGTGCGCTTTGGCCTGGAATATAAGGCGGTGCCGGACCACAAAGCCTGTGAGTGCGGCGCAATTCTGCGGGGCCAGAAAAAGCCCACCGATTGCCGCCTGTTTGGCACCGTGTGTACACCGGAGAACCCCATGGGTTCGTGCATGGTGTCCAACGAAGGCGCGTGCGCTGCGCATTACGCCTACGGGCGCTACAAGGATATTGAGGTGGTCGCTTTATGA
- a CDS encoding HypC/HybG/HupF family hydrogenase formation chaperone, with amino-acid sequence MCLAIPARVIELRGVDTALVDLGGIRKEISLALVPEAQVGDYVIIHVGYALGLIDPEEAQRTLEMFDELNRAQSEAS; translated from the coding sequence ATGTGCTTAGCCATTCCCGCCCGCGTCATCGAACTGCGTGGTGTCGACACAGCGCTGGTCGATCTCGGCGGTATCCGCAAAGAAATCTCCTTGGCGCTGGTGCCTGAAGCACAGGTCGGCGATTACGTGATTATCCATGTCGGCTATGCCTTGGGTTTGATTGATCCAGAAGAAGCCCAGCGCACGCTGGAAATGTTCGACGAATTGAACCGCGCGCAATCGGAAGCCTCATGA
- a CDS encoding carbamoyltransferase HypF, protein MRSQKLANMNVWPPVLACGAWLKNAACLLQHDQVLWSPVHGDLGDPQSCLDLEASLERLLTLAETTPCAVAHDLHPDFYSSQLAVSLAERLDVPALAVQHHHAHVAALMAEHGLDGPVMGLALDGVGLGSDGAAWGGELLWVGPHAWRRLGHLLPLPLPGGDIAAREPWRLTAASLHLLGRDAEITPRLGPLVGEQSAGTVAGMLRRELNCPPSSGAGRWFDAAAGILGLSVRQQAEAEAAIALERVATEYLALNADPVVDGLWRIQSDGVLDLCRLLSRLFDLADHGRSAEGAAVFHLALAAALADWVLQKPGNLPVVLGGGCFANRLLSARLTHLLGAEGVQVFSAHSVSCGDAGLALGQGWIAAHWPEFESQAAPPLEELPCA, encoded by the coding sequence GTGCGCAGCCAAAAACTTGCGAACATGAACGTCTGGCCACCGGTATTGGCCTGCGGTGCCTGGCTGAAAAACGCCGCGTGTTTACTCCAGCACGATCAGGTGCTGTGGTCGCCGGTCCATGGTGATCTGGGCGATCCGCAAAGTTGCCTGGACCTTGAAGCGTCGTTGGAACGTCTGCTGACACTGGCCGAGACGACCCCGTGCGCGGTCGCCCATGACCTGCACCCGGATTTCTACAGTTCACAACTGGCCGTGAGCCTGGCCGAGCGGCTGGATGTACCGGCGCTGGCGGTTCAGCATCACCACGCCCACGTTGCCGCGTTGATGGCCGAACATGGGCTCGACGGGCCGGTGATGGGTCTGGCACTGGACGGTGTTGGCTTGGGCAGTGACGGCGCCGCTTGGGGCGGCGAGTTACTGTGGGTCGGGCCTCACGCTTGGCGTCGGCTTGGTCATCTGCTGCCGCTGCCGTTGCCGGGTGGCGACATCGCCGCCCGTGAACCGTGGCGCTTGACCGCCGCCTCGCTGCACCTGTTGGGCCGCGACGCGGAAATCACCCCGCGCCTGGGTCCGCTGGTGGGTGAGCAAAGCGCTGGCACCGTCGCCGGCATGCTCCGCCGTGAGCTCAATTGCCCGCCGAGCAGCGGCGCGGGGCGCTGGTTCGACGCGGCTGCGGGCATTCTTGGCCTCAGTGTGCGCCAGCAAGCGGAAGCCGAAGCGGCCATCGCGCTGGAGCGTGTGGCCACCGAATACTTGGCGCTGAACGCCGACCCGGTCGTCGACGGTCTATGGCGGATTCAGTCTGACGGCGTGCTGGATCTGTGCCGGTTACTCTCCCGACTGTTCGATTTGGCCGATCATGGCCGCAGTGCCGAAGGAGCCGCCGTGTTCCATCTGGCGCTGGCCGCCGCTTTGGCAGACTGGGTGCTGCAAAAACCTGGAAATTTGCCGGTGGTGCTCGGTGGCGGCTGCTTCGCCAACCGCCTGCTCAGTGCGCGCCTTACTCACCTGCTTGGCGCCGAGGGCGTGCAGGTGTTTAGCGCGCACAGCGTGTCCTGCGGCGATGCCGGTCTGGCCCTCGGCCAAGGCTGGATCGCCGCCCACTGGCCCGAATTTGAAAGCCAAGCGGCCCCGCCGCTGGAGGAACTCCCATGTGCTTAG
- the hypB gene encoding hydrogenase nickel incorporation protein HypB has translation MCVVCGCGTGHSHEQDPSNEAAPDSDVQVDATGDLHYGAGEARVSVPGLSQARTIRIEQDVLGENDRHAARNRQNFTAHGVLALNLVSSPGSGKTTLLCATLLALRARQSGLPLAVIEGDQQTRHDAERIRETGVAAIQINTGKGCHLDARMITQAYARLPLHDELHAAGHEHHHAKAPLLTNHHAHNHQPKTPGEPAGILFIENVGNLVCPALWDLGEAGKVAILSVTEGEDKPLKYPDMFAAAQLMILNKIDLLPHLDFDVQRCLDYAHQVNPQLQIIQLSARDGTGLDAWIDWLLAGAPKMDRRAARIAALEAELAALKAPAEGV, from the coding sequence ATGTGCGTCGTCTGCGGCTGCGGTACCGGCCATTCACACGAGCAAGACCCAAGCAACGAAGCAGCCCCCGATAGCGACGTGCAGGTAGACGCCACTGGCGATCTGCATTACGGCGCGGGCGAAGCGCGGGTTTCAGTGCCCGGCTTGAGCCAGGCACGCACGATCCGCATCGAACAAGATGTGCTCGGCGAGAACGACCGCCACGCCGCCCGCAATCGGCAGAACTTCACCGCCCATGGCGTGTTGGCGCTCAACCTGGTGTCCAGCCCCGGCTCGGGGAAAACCACGCTGTTGTGCGCCACGCTGTTGGCCCTGCGCGCACGCCAGTCCGGGCTGCCCTTGGCGGTGATCGAAGGCGACCAACAGACCCGTCACGACGCCGAGCGCATCCGCGAAACCGGGGTGGCGGCGATCCAGATCAACACCGGCAAGGGTTGCCACCTGGACGCGCGGATGATCACCCAAGCCTATGCGCGCCTGCCGCTGCACGATGAACTGCATGCCGCAGGCCACGAGCATCATCACGCCAAAGCCCCGCTGCTTACGAATCATCACGCGCATAACCATCAGCCAAAAACCCCGGGCGAGCCTGCGGGCATTTTGTTCATCGAGAACGTCGGCAATTTGGTGTGCCCGGCACTGTGGGACCTTGGCGAAGCCGGCAAAGTCGCGATTTTGTCGGTCACCGAAGGCGAGGACAAACCGCTCAAGTACCCGGACATGTTCGCCGCCGCGCAATTGATGATTCTCAACAAGATCGACCTGTTGCCGCACCTGGACTTCGATGTGCAGCGCTGCCTGGACTACGCCCATCAGGTCAATCCGCAGTTGCAGATCATTCAGCTCAGCGCCCGTGACGGCACCGGCCTGGATGCCTGGATCGACTGGTTGCTGGCCGGCGCGCCAAAAATGGATCGCCGAGCGGCGCGCATTGCCGCGCTGGAAGCCGAACTGGCCGCGCTAAAGGCGCCGGCCGAGGGCGTCTGA
- a CDS encoding hydrogenase maturation nickel metallochaperone HypA — protein sequence MHELSLAGGILSAVEAAAAADPFVRVSRLRLEAGKLAGVEVHALRFALEALAPGTLLAGAQIDIEEPHGQAWCLDCAASVPLVERGAPCPTCGGFWLQPTGGTELRILDLQVEDH from the coding sequence ATGCATGAATTGAGTCTGGCGGGCGGCATTCTTAGTGCTGTGGAAGCAGCAGCGGCGGCCGATCCGTTCGTGCGCGTCAGCCGTTTGCGCCTTGAAGCCGGAAAATTGGCCGGGGTCGAAGTGCATGCGCTGCGTTTCGCCCTCGAAGCATTGGCGCCGGGCACTTTGTTGGCCGGCGCACAGATCGATATCGAAGAACCCCACGGTCAGGCCTGGTGCCTGGACTGCGCCGCCAGCGTGCCCTTGGTCGAACGCGGCGCACCTTGCCCGACCTGCGGCGGCTTCTGGTTGCAGCCTACCGGCGGCACCGAATTACGCATCCTCGACCTCCAGGTCGAGGATCACTGA